In Pseudoroseomonas cervicalis, the DNA window GCTGAGGCCGCGTCGGGCACCGCCCGGCCGCTGGCCGGGCAGATCGCCCTCGTCACCGGCGCCAGCCGCGGCATCGGGGCTGCGACGGCGGTGGAGCTGGCGCGGCTCGGCGCGCATTGCGTGCTGATCGCCCGCACCCAGGGCGGGCTGGAGGAGACCGACGACGCCGTCCGCGCCGCCGGCGGCCAGGCCACGCTGCTGCCCTTCAACCTGGTGAAGGATGCCGACAAGATCGACATGGTCGGCCCCTCCCTGGTGGAGCGCTTCGGCCGGCTCGACATTCTGGTGCACAATGCCGGCGCGCTGGGCGCGCTGACGCCCGTCGCGCACATCACCCCGCGCGACTGGAACGAGGTGATCGGCACCAACCTGACCGCTGCCTGGCGGCTGATCCGCACCTGCGACCCGCCGCTGCGCGCGGCGCCCGCGGGAAGGGCGGTGTTCGTCACCACCGGGCGGGTGCAGCGGCCCAAGGCCTTCTGGGGGCTCTATGGCGCCTCCAAGGCGGGCATGGAGCATCTGGTGCAGACCTGGGCGCAGGAGGTGGAGCACACGCCGCTCCGCGTGAACCTGTTCGACCCGGATGTGGTGGCGACCAAGCTGCGCGCCCAGGCGATGCCGGGCGAGGACCCGGACAGCATCGCCCAGCCGCGCGACGTGGCGCCGGTGCTGGCCGCGCTCTGCCTGCCCGCCGAGTCGCGGCACGGCCAGACGGTTCTCTTCCGGAGCTGACCGGACGCTGATCCCGGGGGCGCGGGCCGGCTCAGCCGGCCGCGTCCTCCAGGGCGCAGCGCATCAGCGCGATCTCCCCGGCCCCCTGCGGCAGCCGCTCGACACAGACCCAGCCGAGGCGCTCATACAGCGCCTCGGCGCTGTCGGTGTAGAGCCAGAGCTCGGCCGCCCCCTGCGCCCGCGCCGCCTGCTGCACCGCCCGCGCCAGCCGCGCCGCATGGCCCTGGCGCCGCGCTTCCGGCACCACATAGAGCCCGGCCAGCCAGGGCGTCAGCAGCGGCCGCGCCTCCAGATCCCCCGCCGCCAGCGAGGCGGTGCCAAGCGGCACCCCGTCCCGCAGCAGCACGAAGCTCCGCGGCAAGGCGGGCGGCGCCTGCGG includes these proteins:
- a CDS encoding GNAT family N-acetyltransferase, producing MSIEITSLTQRPDLAPQVAAWLWQAFWQAEGHEEAEVMAMLALPQAPPALPRSFVLLRDGVPLGTASLAAGDLEARPLLTPWLAGLYVVPEARRQGHAARLARAVQQAARAQGAAELWLYTDSAEALYERLGWVCVERLPQGAGEIALMRCALEDAAG
- a CDS encoding SDR family NAD(P)-dependent oxidoreductase, whose amino-acid sequence is MSAVAEAASGTARPLAGQIALVTGASRGIGAATAVELARLGAHCVLIARTQGGLEETDDAVRAAGGQATLLPFNLVKDADKIDMVGPSLVERFGRLDILVHNAGALGALTPVAHITPRDWNEVIGTNLTAAWRLIRTCDPPLRAAPAGRAVFVTTGRVQRPKAFWGLYGASKAGMEHLVQTWAQEVEHTPLRVNLFDPDVVATKLRAQAMPGEDPDSIAQPRDVAPVLAALCLPAESRHGQTVLFRS